A stretch of Leucoraja erinacea ecotype New England unplaced genomic scaffold, Leri_hhj_1 Leri_165S, whole genome shotgun sequence DNA encodes these proteins:
- the LOC129716086 gene encoding FK506-binding protein-like, which produces MAMSDSCEALTVTNNRDGQDKERDHTDTRTLPNPITWPCPDGSFVKKILQVGSGLDRPKEGSRCRVCVEVDPTSSFDSSHFPIGINQPVDIVLGESDTWFAEVVDKCVESMLQGERGEVLLAPGLTEAGADLAAGLSFTVTLEEFTTHKDSWAMTFNEKWLSAMHHKARGTEHFKNGNLFGATRHYAKSLRLLVSVKYEVPLERGEEYNKARCALYSNLAACQLKQNQHTNVIQNCSKALEIEPNSVKCLYRRGQAYASINEVDKAKRDLQRVLKLEPGSTAAAQQLRTLTQQVRADNEKLSKAMSKLFS; this is translated from the coding sequence ATGGCAATGAGCGACTCGTGTGAGGCTCTGACAGTGACAAATAACCGCGATGGCCAAGATAAAGAGAGAGATCACACGGATACGAGGACTCTTCCGAACCCGATCACCTGGCCGTGCCCAGATGGTTCCTTTGTGAAGAAGATATTACAGGTTGGTAGCGGGCTAGATAGACCCAAAGAAGGATCCCGGTGTCGTGTATGTGTTGAGGTGGACCCCACAAGCAGTTTTGACTCGAGTCATTTTCCGATTGGGATTAATCAGCCGGTGGACATCGTTCTTGGGGAGAGCGATACATGGTTTGCAGAAGTGGTTGATAAATGCGTCGAGTCCATGCTGCAGGGAGAGCGTGGCGAAGTGCTGCTGGCTCCAGGTTTGACGGAGGCAGGAGCTGACCTGGCCGCCGGCCTGAGCTTCACCGTGACCCTGGAAGAGTTCACCACGCACAAGGACTCGTGGGCGATGACGTTCAATGAAAAGTGGCTCTCCGCCATGCACCACAAGGCCAGGGGCACGGAGCATTTTAAAAACGGGAACCTCTTTGGAGCCACGCGCCACTACGCAAAGTCGCTGAGGCTGCTGGTGTCGGTGAAGTACGAGGTGCccctggagagaggggaggagtacaaCAAGGCCCGCTGCGCACTCTACTCCAACCTGGCCGCCTGCCAGCTGAAGCAGAACCAGCACACCAACGTCATCCAGAACTGCTCAAAGGCGCTGGAGATCGAGCCCAACTCGGTCAAGTGCCTGTACCGCCGGGGACAGGCATATGCCTCCATCAACGAGGTGGACAAAGCCAAGAGGGATTTGCAGAGGGTGCTCAAGCTGGAGCCGGGCAGTACAGCTGCCGCACAGCAACTCCGAACCCTCACTCAGCAAGTCCGAGCTGACAATGAAAAGCTGAGCAAAGCAATGAGTAAGCTATTCAGCTAG